In Oncorhynchus kisutch isolate 150728-3 linkage group LG7, Okis_V2, whole genome shotgun sequence, one DNA window encodes the following:
- the LOC109894519 gene encoding sushi domain-containing protein 6-like isoform X2 → MCNGMVASMSKALELLTSADKRALSLLLFLTVLSTGQGSGCVRPFMVQNSWVNLTETNRGSFPVGTVLQYSCDPGYLADGPSIITCNPLGLWTSDPPRCKRSDAVCRPLFEPENGGYTCHPSPCHRLGQGIVIEYFCDEGFILKGDYKYKYLTCQDGEWDGPMQISCVNQGCARPFMVQHGSANLTETNGASFPVGTVLQYSCDPGFLEDGPNILTCTPLGHWSSDPPRCIHMCLPPFEPENGGYTCHPSPCHRLNHRTVIEYFCDEGYILKGDYKYLTCQDGEWDGPMQISCLLDQDRDPALPLGIPTLSIVASTASSVALILLLVVLFVLLQPKLKSFNHSRREQGVSGQPVSIMVEGVQVALPSYEEAVCGGGGLSLSSESRVQIVLSEGQQAAGMTEPLIAQARPSTLSQLSEMALVHPVPPSFTSSPSYSSCWGPEQAAAAAPSPSQRRDSTGSEQHSLPLLNSEMDYTDDMPLLKEA, encoded by the exons ATGTGCAATGGAATGGTAGCGTCAATGTCAAAAGCCCTTGAACTGCTCACCTCAGCTGACAAGCGGGCACTTTCACTGTTGCTCTTTCTGACTGTGCTATCCACGGGACAAGGGTCAG GATGTGTGAGGCCATTCATGGTGCAGAACAGCTGGGTCAACCTGACAGAGACCAACAGGGGTTCCTTCCCTGTGGGAACGGTGCTCCAGTACAGCTGTGACCCAGGCTATCTGGCTGATGGGCCCAGCATCATCACATGCAACCCCCTAGGCCTCTGGACCTCAGACCCACCCCGGTGCAAACGGAGTGACG CAGTGTGCCGGCCTCTGTTTGAGCCTGAGAATGGAGGGTACACCTGCCACCCGTCTCCCTGCCATCGGCTAGGCCAGGGCATTGTGATCGAGTACTTCTGTGATGAAGGCTTCATCCTGAAGGGAGACTACAAGTACAAATATCTTACCTGTCAGGATGGGGAGTGGGACGGCCCCATGCAGATTAGCTGTGTCAACCAAGGATGTGCGAGGCCGTTCATGGTCCAACATGGGtcagccaacctgacagagacCAACGGGGCTTCCTTTCCTGTCGGCACGGTGCTCCAGTACAGCTGCGACCCAGGCTTCCTGGAAGATGGGCCCAACATCCTCACCTGCACCCCCCTGGGCCACTGGTCCTCAGACCCACCCCGCTGCATACACA TGTGTCTGCCTCCATTTGAGCCAGAGAATGGGGGTTACACCTGCCACCCGTCCCCCTGCCATAGACTGAACCATCGCACTGTGATCGAGTACTTCTGTGATGAAGGCTACATCCTGAAGGGAGACTACAAATACCTGACCTGTCAGGACGGGGAGTGGGACGGTCCTATGCAGATTAGCTGTCTCCTGGACCAAG ACAGAGACCCTGCCCTGCCGTTGGGCATACCCACCCTGTCCATCGTGGCCTCCACTGCCAGCTCTGTAGCCCTCATCCTGCTGCTGGTGGTCCTGTTTGTCCTGCTGCAGCCAAAACTCAAGTCCTTCAACCACAGCCG CCGTGAGCAGGGGGTGTCAGGCCAGCCCGTGTCCATCATGGTGGAGGGGGTGCAGGTGGCCCTGCCCTCCTATGAGGAGGCGGTGTGTGGCGGAGGGGGTCTGAGTCTCAGCTCTGAGTCCCGGGTCCAAATAGTGCTGTCAGAGGGCCAGCAGGCTGCAGGGATGACCGAGCCGCTCATTGCACAGGCCAggccctccaccctctcccaGCTCTCAGAGATGGCATTGGTTCACCCAGTACCACCATCCTTCACTTCTTCCCCTTCATACTCCTCCTGCTGGGGCCCGGAGCAGGCTGCTGCTGCAGCGCCTTCACCATCACAGCGGAGGGACTCCACAGGCAGTGAGCAGCACAGTCTGCCCCTCCTCAACTCTGAGATGGACTACACTGACG ATATGCCTTTGTTAAAGGAGGCCTGA
- the LOC109894519 gene encoding sushi domain-containing protein 6-like isoform X1, which translates to MCNGMVASMSKALELLTSADKRALSLLLFLTVLSTGQGSGCVRPFMVQNSWVNLTETNRGSFPVGTVLQYSCDPGYLADGPSIITCNPLGLWTSDPPRCKRSDAVCRPLFEPENGGYTCHPSPCHRLGQGIVIEYFCDEGFILKGDYKYKYLTCQDGEWDGPMQISCVNQGCARPFMVQHGSANLTETNGASFPVGTVLQYSCDPGFLEDGPNILTCTPLGHWSSDPPRCIHSDMCLPPFEPENGGYTCHPSPCHRLNHRTVIEYFCDEGYILKGDYKYLTCQDGEWDGPMQISCLLDQDRDPALPLGIPTLSIVASTASSVALILLLVVLFVLLQPKLKSFNHSRREQGVSGQPVSIMVEGVQVALPSYEEAVCGGGGLSLSSESRVQIVLSEGQQAAGMTEPLIAQARPSTLSQLSEMALVHPVPPSFTSSPSYSSCWGPEQAAAAAPSPSQRRDSTGSEQHSLPLLNSEMDYTDDMPLLKEA; encoded by the exons ATGTGCAATGGAATGGTAGCGTCAATGTCAAAAGCCCTTGAACTGCTCACCTCAGCTGACAAGCGGGCACTTTCACTGTTGCTCTTTCTGACTGTGCTATCCACGGGACAAGGGTCAG GATGTGTGAGGCCATTCATGGTGCAGAACAGCTGGGTCAACCTGACAGAGACCAACAGGGGTTCCTTCCCTGTGGGAACGGTGCTCCAGTACAGCTGTGACCCAGGCTATCTGGCTGATGGGCCCAGCATCATCACATGCAACCCCCTAGGCCTCTGGACCTCAGACCCACCCCGGTGCAAACGGAGTGACG CAGTGTGCCGGCCTCTGTTTGAGCCTGAGAATGGAGGGTACACCTGCCACCCGTCTCCCTGCCATCGGCTAGGCCAGGGCATTGTGATCGAGTACTTCTGTGATGAAGGCTTCATCCTGAAGGGAGACTACAAGTACAAATATCTTACCTGTCAGGATGGGGAGTGGGACGGCCCCATGCAGATTAGCTGTGTCAACCAAGGATGTGCGAGGCCGTTCATGGTCCAACATGGGtcagccaacctgacagagacCAACGGGGCTTCCTTTCCTGTCGGCACGGTGCTCCAGTACAGCTGCGACCCAGGCTTCCTGGAAGATGGGCCCAACATCCTCACCTGCACCCCCCTGGGCCACTGGTCCTCAGACCCACCCCGCTGCATACACAGTGATA TGTGTCTGCCTCCATTTGAGCCAGAGAATGGGGGTTACACCTGCCACCCGTCCCCCTGCCATAGACTGAACCATCGCACTGTGATCGAGTACTTCTGTGATGAAGGCTACATCCTGAAGGGAGACTACAAATACCTGACCTGTCAGGACGGGGAGTGGGACGGTCCTATGCAGATTAGCTGTCTCCTGGACCAAG ACAGAGACCCTGCCCTGCCGTTGGGCATACCCACCCTGTCCATCGTGGCCTCCACTGCCAGCTCTGTAGCCCTCATCCTGCTGCTGGTGGTCCTGTTTGTCCTGCTGCAGCCAAAACTCAAGTCCTTCAACCACAGCCG CCGTGAGCAGGGGGTGTCAGGCCAGCCCGTGTCCATCATGGTGGAGGGGGTGCAGGTGGCCCTGCCCTCCTATGAGGAGGCGGTGTGTGGCGGAGGGGGTCTGAGTCTCAGCTCTGAGTCCCGGGTCCAAATAGTGCTGTCAGAGGGCCAGCAGGCTGCAGGGATGACCGAGCCGCTCATTGCACAGGCCAggccctccaccctctcccaGCTCTCAGAGATGGCATTGGTTCACCCAGTACCACCATCCTTCACTTCTTCCCCTTCATACTCCTCCTGCTGGGGCCCGGAGCAGGCTGCTGCTGCAGCGCCTTCACCATCACAGCGGAGGGACTCCACAGGCAGTGAGCAGCACAGTCTGCCCCTCCTCAACTCTGAGATGGACTACACTGACG ATATGCCTTTGTTAAAGGAGGCCTGA
- the LOC109894519 gene encoding sushi domain-containing protein 6-like isoform X4: MCNGMVASMSKALELLTSADKRALSLLLFLTVLSTGQGSGCVRPFMVQNSWVNLTETNRGSFPVGTVLQYSCDPGYLADGPSIITCNPLGLWTSDPPRCKRSDVCRPLFEPENGGYTCHPSPCHRLGQGIVIEYFCDEGFILKGDYKYKYLTCQDGEWDGPMQISCVNQGCARPFMVQHGSANLTETNGASFPVGTVLQYSCDPGFLEDGPNILTCTPLGHWSSDPPRCIHMCLPPFEPENGGYTCHPSPCHRLNHRTVIEYFCDEGYILKGDYKYLTCQDGEWDGPMQISCLLDQDRDPALPLGIPTLSIVASTASSVALILLLVVLFVLLQPKLKSFNHSRREQGVSGQPVSIMVEGVQVALPSYEEAVCGGGGLSLSSESRVQIVLSEGQQAAGMTEPLIAQARPSTLSQLSEMALVHPVPPSFTSSPSYSSCWGPEQAAAAAPSPSQRRDSTGSEQHSLPLLNSEMDYTDDMPLLKEA; encoded by the exons ATGTGCAATGGAATGGTAGCGTCAATGTCAAAAGCCCTTGAACTGCTCACCTCAGCTGACAAGCGGGCACTTTCACTGTTGCTCTTTCTGACTGTGCTATCCACGGGACAAGGGTCAG GATGTGTGAGGCCATTCATGGTGCAGAACAGCTGGGTCAACCTGACAGAGACCAACAGGGGTTCCTTCCCTGTGGGAACGGTGCTCCAGTACAGCTGTGACCCAGGCTATCTGGCTGATGGGCCCAGCATCATCACATGCAACCCCCTAGGCCTCTGGACCTCAGACCCACCCCGGTGCAAACGGAGTGACG TGTGCCGGCCTCTGTTTGAGCCTGAGAATGGAGGGTACACCTGCCACCCGTCTCCCTGCCATCGGCTAGGCCAGGGCATTGTGATCGAGTACTTCTGTGATGAAGGCTTCATCCTGAAGGGAGACTACAAGTACAAATATCTTACCTGTCAGGATGGGGAGTGGGACGGCCCCATGCAGATTAGCTGTGTCAACCAAGGATGTGCGAGGCCGTTCATGGTCCAACATGGGtcagccaacctgacagagacCAACGGGGCTTCCTTTCCTGTCGGCACGGTGCTCCAGTACAGCTGCGACCCAGGCTTCCTGGAAGATGGGCCCAACATCCTCACCTGCACCCCCCTGGGCCACTGGTCCTCAGACCCACCCCGCTGCATACACA TGTGTCTGCCTCCATTTGAGCCAGAGAATGGGGGTTACACCTGCCACCCGTCCCCCTGCCATAGACTGAACCATCGCACTGTGATCGAGTACTTCTGTGATGAAGGCTACATCCTGAAGGGAGACTACAAATACCTGACCTGTCAGGACGGGGAGTGGGACGGTCCTATGCAGATTAGCTGTCTCCTGGACCAAG ACAGAGACCCTGCCCTGCCGTTGGGCATACCCACCCTGTCCATCGTGGCCTCCACTGCCAGCTCTGTAGCCCTCATCCTGCTGCTGGTGGTCCTGTTTGTCCTGCTGCAGCCAAAACTCAAGTCCTTCAACCACAGCCG CCGTGAGCAGGGGGTGTCAGGCCAGCCCGTGTCCATCATGGTGGAGGGGGTGCAGGTGGCCCTGCCCTCCTATGAGGAGGCGGTGTGTGGCGGAGGGGGTCTGAGTCTCAGCTCTGAGTCCCGGGTCCAAATAGTGCTGTCAGAGGGCCAGCAGGCTGCAGGGATGACCGAGCCGCTCATTGCACAGGCCAggccctccaccctctcccaGCTCTCAGAGATGGCATTGGTTCACCCAGTACCACCATCCTTCACTTCTTCCCCTTCATACTCCTCCTGCTGGGGCCCGGAGCAGGCTGCTGCTGCAGCGCCTTCACCATCACAGCGGAGGGACTCCACAGGCAGTGAGCAGCACAGTCTGCCCCTCCTCAACTCTGAGATGGACTACACTGACG ATATGCCTTTGTTAAAGGAGGCCTGA
- the LOC109894519 gene encoding sushi domain-containing protein 6-like isoform X3: protein MCNGMVASMSKALELLTSADKRALSLLLFLTVLSTGQGSGCVRPFMVQNSWVNLTETNRGSFPVGTVLQYSCDPGYLADGPSIITCNPLGLWTSDPPRCKRSDVCRPLFEPENGGYTCHPSPCHRLGQGIVIEYFCDEGFILKGDYKYKYLTCQDGEWDGPMQISCVNQGCARPFMVQHGSANLTETNGASFPVGTVLQYSCDPGFLEDGPNILTCTPLGHWSSDPPRCIHSDMCLPPFEPENGGYTCHPSPCHRLNHRTVIEYFCDEGYILKGDYKYLTCQDGEWDGPMQISCLLDQDRDPALPLGIPTLSIVASTASSVALILLLVVLFVLLQPKLKSFNHSRREQGVSGQPVSIMVEGVQVALPSYEEAVCGGGGLSLSSESRVQIVLSEGQQAAGMTEPLIAQARPSTLSQLSEMALVHPVPPSFTSSPSYSSCWGPEQAAAAAPSPSQRRDSTGSEQHSLPLLNSEMDYTDDMPLLKEA, encoded by the exons ATGTGCAATGGAATGGTAGCGTCAATGTCAAAAGCCCTTGAACTGCTCACCTCAGCTGACAAGCGGGCACTTTCACTGTTGCTCTTTCTGACTGTGCTATCCACGGGACAAGGGTCAG GATGTGTGAGGCCATTCATGGTGCAGAACAGCTGGGTCAACCTGACAGAGACCAACAGGGGTTCCTTCCCTGTGGGAACGGTGCTCCAGTACAGCTGTGACCCAGGCTATCTGGCTGATGGGCCCAGCATCATCACATGCAACCCCCTAGGCCTCTGGACCTCAGACCCACCCCGGTGCAAACGGAGTGACG TGTGCCGGCCTCTGTTTGAGCCTGAGAATGGAGGGTACACCTGCCACCCGTCTCCCTGCCATCGGCTAGGCCAGGGCATTGTGATCGAGTACTTCTGTGATGAAGGCTTCATCCTGAAGGGAGACTACAAGTACAAATATCTTACCTGTCAGGATGGGGAGTGGGACGGCCCCATGCAGATTAGCTGTGTCAACCAAGGATGTGCGAGGCCGTTCATGGTCCAACATGGGtcagccaacctgacagagacCAACGGGGCTTCCTTTCCTGTCGGCACGGTGCTCCAGTACAGCTGCGACCCAGGCTTCCTGGAAGATGGGCCCAACATCCTCACCTGCACCCCCCTGGGCCACTGGTCCTCAGACCCACCCCGCTGCATACACAGTGATA TGTGTCTGCCTCCATTTGAGCCAGAGAATGGGGGTTACACCTGCCACCCGTCCCCCTGCCATAGACTGAACCATCGCACTGTGATCGAGTACTTCTGTGATGAAGGCTACATCCTGAAGGGAGACTACAAATACCTGACCTGTCAGGACGGGGAGTGGGACGGTCCTATGCAGATTAGCTGTCTCCTGGACCAAG ACAGAGACCCTGCCCTGCCGTTGGGCATACCCACCCTGTCCATCGTGGCCTCCACTGCCAGCTCTGTAGCCCTCATCCTGCTGCTGGTGGTCCTGTTTGTCCTGCTGCAGCCAAAACTCAAGTCCTTCAACCACAGCCG CCGTGAGCAGGGGGTGTCAGGCCAGCCCGTGTCCATCATGGTGGAGGGGGTGCAGGTGGCCCTGCCCTCCTATGAGGAGGCGGTGTGTGGCGGAGGGGGTCTGAGTCTCAGCTCTGAGTCCCGGGTCCAAATAGTGCTGTCAGAGGGCCAGCAGGCTGCAGGGATGACCGAGCCGCTCATTGCACAGGCCAggccctccaccctctcccaGCTCTCAGAGATGGCATTGGTTCACCCAGTACCACCATCCTTCACTTCTTCCCCTTCATACTCCTCCTGCTGGGGCCCGGAGCAGGCTGCTGCTGCAGCGCCTTCACCATCACAGCGGAGGGACTCCACAGGCAGTGAGCAGCACAGTCTGCCCCTCCTCAACTCTGAGATGGACTACACTGACG ATATGCCTTTGTTAAAGGAGGCCTGA